The Trueperaceae bacterium genomic sequence ACTCGCCAGGCACTTCCTGCCGCCGCTCGTAGAACATCCGGATGACCCGGTCCTTCGTCTCCTGGTCGTACTTGGTCCGCATGCCTCATTCTCTCCTTTCGCGTGGAAGGAGAGTCTCTATCAAAGCCAGTGCGGTTCAGAGCTTCGTCGAGTCGTACGAGGCCGCCGACGAGCACACCTTCGTCGTGCGCCTCAGCCAGCCCTACGCGGCGTTCCTGCCGGCCCTCGCCTCGTGGAGCGGCATGATCGTCTCCCCCACGGCCGCCGAGACCTACGGCGACGACTTCATCCAGCACCTCGTCGGCGCCGGCCCCTTCAAGTTCGTCGACCACATCCGCGACGACCGCATCCTCCTGGTGCGCAACGACGACTACTTCCGCGAGGGCCTGCCCTACCTCGACGAGGTCGTCGTGCGGCCGTTCGTCGACGGCGAGTCGCGCGTCATCAACCTCAAGTCGGGCGCGCTCGACATGATCTACACGATCCCGGGCAAGGACCTCGCCGACCTCATGGAGTACCCAGGCGTGGTCGTGGCCACGGTGCCGGGACTCGGCTACTCGAGCATGTACATCAACACGCGGTCCGAGGCGCTCGGCAACCCTTACCGCCGCCAGGCGCTGAACTACTGTGTCGACCGCGACATCCTCGTCAACACGGTGTTCGCGAACGGCGGCGC encodes the following:
- a CDS encoding ABC transporter substrate-binding protein, yielding MTRSFVSWSYLVRMPHSLLSRGRRVSIKASAVQSFVESYEAADEHTFVVRLSQPYAAFLPALASWSGMIVSPTAAETYGDDFIQHLVGAGPFKFVDHIRDDRILLVRNDDYFREGLPYLDEVVVRPFVDGESRVINLKSGALDMIYTIPGKDLADLMEYPGVVVATVPGLGYSSMYINTRSEALGNPYRRQALNYCVDRDILVNTVFANGGAVPAYSPFSPATFVTDMNDEKIPKRDPEKVRELLELAGSPDGFSFEVLYVADEESNRLITLFQAMCAEFGIQVLPQPTEFGQILARAGDGNYTAAWISLTPRNDPDLSAYPWFHSQSTNFGQIDNPRIDDLLTRARAVSDISERRELYRAAADELLLEMPYLFLFHRAEIKAYRDRVQNYPHIADGMMRFEQVWVDD